One Solanum pennellii chromosome 9, SPENNV200 DNA segment encodes these proteins:
- the LOC107031524 gene encoding uncharacterized protein LOC107031524, with protein sequence MQEPTILSKISSGGYYGTQPAGMPYCMPSISGVAVPPAGGKIQLSNRCDMCKMKWKQQNNRLSFVLILKPSSCLPVLFCNGGVFISKGVSIVLVEPHRHGCVFIAKGKEDDLFTNNGYPVKLSTIKRESLFRKMPLIEFDE encoded by the exons ATGCAAGAACCGACGATTTTGTCCAAGATCAGCAGTGGCGGATACTATGGTACACAACCAGCCGGGATGCCTTATTGCATGCCATCAATAAGTGGCGTTGCAGTGCCACCTGCTGGAGG GAAAATTCAGCTATCCAACAGATGTGATATGTGTAAAATGAAGtggaaacaacaaaataataggTTGTCATTTGTCTTAATCTTGAAGCCTAGTTCTTGTTTACCTGTTCTCTTTTGCAATGGAGGTGTATTTATTTCAAAGGGTGTTAGCATTGTTCTGGTTGAGCCTCATAGACATGGATGCGTGTTCATTGCCAAGGGCAAGGAAGATGATCTTTTTACTAATAATGGGTACCCGGTGAAGCTGTCTACAATAAAAAGAGAATCCTTGTTCAG GAAAATGCCGCtgattgaatttgatgaatag